In one Nodosilinea sp. FACHB-141 genomic region, the following are encoded:
- a CDS encoding site-2 protease family protein gives MVFFWLIVLGLLTYVLLQRSVSRITRTPVWLLWVVMMLPAFILTAWVMVNGSEKPAPTGLLLGLFIACPILYWALIQKGRIDPPKAANAEGAIADAKLLTPPPKPVPRPIDKDEEAMLQGCFPWSVYYLQNIEYRPQAMICRGQLRSTPTVAYDTVRENIRRHFGDRFLVLFQEGLQGKPVFALVPNPQVEKGDRSNQTLTRPGLALGLLLVTLFTTTAVGTYLAGVTEEQLQATPALILQGLPYALGLLVILGCHEMGHYLAARRYKMRVTLPYFIPVPFFLGTLGAFIQMKSPVPNRRALFDVGIAGPLSGLVVAVPLLLWGLSQSTIVPIPESGASLLNFEALDPKASLMLTLLSKLVLGSAVAADEAIHLHPIAIAGCLGLVVTALNLMPVGQLDGGHIVHAMYGQRIGSIVGQVARLLVFGLALVHPELMIWAILLFFIPAADQPALNDVSELDDRRDMLGLVALTLLVMIVLPAPGILTRLLY, from the coding sequence ATGGTGTTTTTCTGGCTTATAGTTCTTGGTCTGCTGACCTATGTGCTGCTTCAGCGCAGCGTTAGCCGCATCACCCGTACCCCCGTGTGGCTGCTGTGGGTGGTGATGATGCTGCCAGCGTTTATTCTCACCGCCTGGGTAATGGTCAACGGCAGCGAAAAACCCGCCCCCACCGGGCTGCTGCTGGGTCTGTTTATTGCCTGCCCGATTCTCTACTGGGCGCTGATTCAGAAAGGGCGCATTGACCCACCCAAAGCGGCTAACGCCGAGGGCGCGATCGCAGACGCCAAGTTACTGACACCACCGCCTAAGCCCGTCCCGCGCCCCATCGACAAAGACGAAGAGGCGATGCTGCAGGGCTGCTTCCCCTGGTCGGTGTACTATCTGCAAAACATTGAGTATCGCCCTCAAGCCATGATCTGCCGGGGCCAGCTGCGCTCTACGCCCACTGTGGCCTACGACACCGTGCGCGAGAATATTCGCCGCCACTTCGGCGATCGCTTCTTAGTCCTCTTTCAGGAAGGTCTTCAAGGCAAGCCGGTGTTTGCCCTGGTGCCCAACCCTCAGGTGGAGAAGGGCGATCGCAGCAACCAAACCCTAACCCGCCCAGGGCTGGCCCTGGGCCTCCTGCTGGTCACCTTGTTTACTACTACCGCCGTAGGCACCTACCTGGCGGGTGTTACTGAAGAACAGCTCCAAGCCACGCCCGCGCTCATTCTGCAGGGCTTGCCCTATGCTTTGGGGCTGTTGGTCATTCTTGGCTGCCACGAGATGGGTCACTACCTGGCCGCTCGCCGCTACAAAATGCGGGTCACGCTGCCCTACTTCATTCCGGTGCCGTTTTTCTTGGGCACCCTGGGGGCGTTCATTCAAATGAAGTCGCCGGTTCCTAACCGCCGTGCCCTGTTTGACGTGGGTATTGCCGGGCCTTTGTCGGGGCTGGTGGTCGCGGTGCCGCTGCTGCTGTGGGGGCTCAGCCAATCCACCATCGTGCCCATTCCCGAAAGTGGCGCTAGCCTGCTGAACTTTGAGGCCTTAGACCCCAAGGCGTCCCTGATGCTGACCCTGCTTTCTAAGCTGGTGCTGGGGTCAGCGGTGGCAGCCGATGAGGCGATTCACCTGCACCCGATCGCGATCGCTGGTTGCTTAGGTCTGGTGGTCACCGCCCTCAACCTCATGCCCGTGGGCCAGCTCGACGGTGGCCACATCGTCCACGCTATGTACGGCCAACGGATTGGCAGCATTGTGGGCCAGGTGGCTCGACTGCTGGTGTTTGGCCTCGCCCTGGTGCACCCTGAACTGATGATTTGGGCAATTCTGCTGTTCTTTATTCCGGCGGCAGATCAGCCCGCCCTCAACGATGTCAGCGAGCTAGACGACCGCCGCGACATGCTGGGACTGGTAGCCTTGACACTGCTGGTTATGATTGTGCTGCCAGCACCGGGCATTCTTACCCGGCTGCTGTATTAG
- a CDS encoding NCS2 family permease: MSQPTEQLPQAPPNSGPGNRIAEFFDFAGHRTNFRTESLAGLTTFVTMAYILIVNPAILSNAIFLNESGDLFGELVMATGLSSALATLVMALYAKLPFALAPGMGINAYFAFTVVLGLGIDWRVALAAVLIEGVIFILMTVSNLRSHIVEAIPDAVKHATTAGIGLFIAYIALKGAGIIVPSEATLTALGNLRSPQTAMALLGLAITAALFARRVTGALLWGILGTSVLAWVLGVSPWPTGLMAVPPAPIDLFGQAFVGLGELFRINFWQMVSIVFVFLFVDLFDTIGTLTGLGSKAGYINSEGHFPGVEKAFMADAVGTTAGAVLGTSTVTTYIESASGIAEGGRSGFTALVVAVLFLASLLFIPLLQGIPAFATAPALIIVGVLMISAAKNIDWDEPADAIAAFLTIIMMPLAFSIAEGLAMGLIAYPIIKAFQGKTSQTTIGMWILAAIFLLRYIFVAGG, from the coding sequence GTGAGCCAGCCTACTGAACAACTGCCCCAGGCGCCACCAAATTCGGGGCCGGGAAACAGAATTGCTGAGTTTTTTGATTTTGCGGGCCATCGCACCAACTTTCGCACTGAATCGCTGGCGGGGCTGACCACCTTCGTCACGATGGCCTACATCTTGATTGTGAACCCAGCTATTTTGTCGAACGCGATCTTTCTCAACGAGTCGGGAGATTTGTTTGGGGAACTGGTGATGGCCACGGGCCTGTCGTCGGCGCTGGCCACCTTGGTCATGGCGCTTTACGCCAAGCTGCCGTTTGCCCTAGCTCCTGGGATGGGCATCAACGCCTACTTTGCCTTTACGGTGGTGCTGGGTCTGGGAATCGACTGGCGGGTGGCCCTGGCAGCGGTACTAATTGAGGGAGTCATTTTCATCCTCATGACCGTTTCTAACTTGCGTAGCCACATTGTGGAGGCCATTCCCGATGCGGTGAAGCACGCCACCACGGCGGGAATCGGTCTGTTTATTGCCTACATTGCTCTGAAAGGCGCGGGCATTATTGTGCCATCGGAAGCCACGCTGACAGCTTTGGGCAACCTGCGATCGCCCCAAACGGCCATGGCCCTGCTCGGTCTAGCCATCACCGCAGCGCTATTCGCTCGGCGGGTGACGGGGGCGCTGCTGTGGGGGATTTTGGGAACTTCGGTGTTGGCTTGGGTTTTGGGGGTGTCGCCTTGGCCGACGGGGTTGATGGCAGTGCCTCCGGCCCCGATCGATCTGTTTGGTCAGGCCTTTGTCGGGCTGGGGGAACTGTTCCGCATCAACTTCTGGCAGATGGTCAGCATTGTCTTTGTGTTTCTGTTTGTGGATTTGTTTGACACCATTGGCACCCTGACTGGGTTGGGCTCTAAGGCTGGCTACATCAACAGCGAGGGCCATTTCCCTGGGGTGGAAAAGGCGTTTATGGCCGACGCCGTTGGCACTACTGCTGGGGCCGTGCTGGGCACCTCAACGGTGACAACATACATTGAGTCAGCCTCGGGCATTGCCGAGGGGGGCCGTAGCGGCTTTACGGCCCTGGTGGTCGCGGTGCTGTTTTTGGCGTCGTTGCTGTTTATTCCTCTGTTACAGGGCATTCCGGCCTTTGCCACCGCTCCGGCGCTGATTATTGTGGGGGTGCTGATGATATCTGCAGCTAAGAACATCGATTGGGATGAACCCGCCGATGCGATCGCGGCCTTTTTGACCATCATTATGATGCCCTTGGCTTTCTCTATTGCTGAAGGTCTAGCTATGGGGCTGATTGCCTATCCTATTATCAAAGCCTTCCAGGGCAAAACCTCGCAGACCACCATCGGTATGTGGATTTTGGCTGCTATTTTCTTGCTGCGGTACATCTTTGTGGCAGGCGGCTAG
- a CDS encoding DUF1499 domain-containing protein, with translation MASILAGLLAIALWACPTWSAFAIAAPTPHSLGAIPGLSEAFVGETPELGIQGGKLFPCPSTPNCVVSQGADKDHAIAPIAYTTSREKARELLTKVLGVVPRTEIVTQQENYIRAKSTSRIMGFVDDTEFYLPEDEPVIHVRAAARLGESDLGVNRRRLEQIRFALQDLGI, from the coding sequence ATGGCTTCAATCCTTGCGGGTCTTTTGGCGATCGCGTTGTGGGCTTGCCCAACTTGGTCAGCTTTTGCGATCGCAGCGCCTACCCCTCATTCCCTCGGTGCCATTCCTGGCTTATCAGAAGCATTTGTGGGAGAGACGCCCGAACTAGGGATTCAAGGTGGCAAGCTGTTTCCTTGTCCGTCAACGCCAAACTGTGTCGTTAGCCAAGGTGCTGACAAAGACCACGCGATTGCGCCAATTGCCTACACAACCAGCCGGGAAAAAGCTCGTGAGCTACTAACTAAAGTGCTGGGTGTTGTGCCGCGTACTGAGATTGTGACCCAGCAGGAAAACTACATCCGAGCTAAGTCCACCAGCCGAATTATGGGGTTTGTAGACGATACTGAATTCTACTTGCCCGAGGATGAGCCAGTTATCCACGTTCGAGCAGCAGCCCGCTTAGGAGAATCTGATCTAGGCGTGAATAGACGGCGGTTAGAGCAGATTCGCTTTGCCTTGCAGGACTTAGGTATTTAG